In Aliamphritea ceti, a single window of DNA contains:
- a CDS encoding RNA polymerase factor sigma-54, giving the protein MKQALQLKIGQHLTMTPQLQQAIRLLQLSTLDLQQEIQEALDSNPMLEVGEEDSSESNEAKTEHDADSPAKQETTETVSAEPEETHVADSDWSEDIPDELATDSQWEDTFQTATPSSSTSNNDFSDSNFEANDTAVETLQDHLNWQLNLTPMSELDQLIATNIIDGITPDGYLSIELEAIHEHFISQDDQFLQETELDEIEAVLRRVQQFDPPGVAARDLSECLMLQLNQLPADTAYLKETRKVVSQYLPILGNHDYKLLMRKTRLKEPQLQAVVALIQTLNPKPGASITTTHSEYVIPDVFVSQDKGIWQVRLSPEASPRLRINDSYADLIKRADNSPDNTYLKSHLQEARWFIKSILSRNETLLKVTREIVARQQDFLEEGEEAMRPMVLHDIAEAVDMHESTISRVTTQKYMHTPRGIFELKYFFSSHVSTDGGGTCSSTAIRALIKKLVAAESPAKPLSDNKITQLLDEQGIKVARRTIAKYRESLNIPPSNERKRLV; this is encoded by the coding sequence ATGAAACAAGCGTTACAACTGAAGATTGGCCAGCACCTTACGATGACCCCGCAATTGCAGCAGGCGATTCGGCTGTTACAACTGTCAACGCTTGATTTGCAACAGGAAATCCAGGAAGCTCTCGACTCAAATCCAATGCTGGAAGTTGGCGAGGAAGATTCGTCCGAAAGCAATGAAGCAAAAACGGAGCACGATGCTGACTCCCCTGCCAAGCAGGAAACGACCGAAACAGTTAGCGCTGAGCCTGAAGAAACCCATGTCGCGGACAGCGACTGGAGCGAAGACATTCCAGACGAACTGGCAACTGACAGCCAGTGGGAAGACACCTTTCAGACGGCGACTCCCAGCAGCTCCACCAGCAATAACGACTTCAGTGACAGCAACTTTGAAGCTAACGACACAGCCGTTGAAACCCTTCAGGATCATCTAAATTGGCAGCTTAACCTTACGCCAATGAGCGAACTGGATCAGTTAATCGCGACGAATATCATTGATGGTATTACCCCTGATGGCTACCTGAGTATCGAACTGGAAGCGATCCACGAGCACTTTATAAGTCAGGACGACCAGTTCTTACAAGAAACTGAATTGGATGAAATTGAAGCAGTACTTCGCCGAGTACAGCAATTTGATCCACCAGGCGTTGCTGCCCGAGACTTGAGTGAATGCCTGATGCTGCAACTTAATCAGCTGCCGGCAGACACTGCTTACCTCAAAGAAACACGCAAAGTTGTCAGCCAATACCTGCCCATCCTTGGCAATCATGACTACAAATTATTAATGCGTAAAACCCGCCTGAAAGAACCTCAGTTACAGGCAGTAGTTGCTCTGATCCAGACACTTAATCCAAAACCTGGCGCCAGCATTACAACTACACATTCAGAGTATGTAATTCCTGATGTATTCGTCAGCCAAGATAAAGGTATATGGCAAGTCCGGCTAAGTCCGGAAGCATCCCCCCGCCTGCGCATAAACGACAGCTATGCAGATTTAATTAAGCGCGCAGATAACAGCCCGGATAATACCTATCTGAAAAGTCATTTACAGGAAGCCCGCTGGTTTATAAAAAGCATTCTCAGCCGTAATGAAACTTTACTCAAAGTAACCCGGGAAATTGTTGCCCGTCAGCAAGACTTCCTGGAAGAAGGCGAAGAAGCCATGCGACCAATGGTACTGCACGATATTGCCGAAGCTGTCGATATGCATGAATCAACCATTTCCAGAGTTACAACCCAAAAGTACATGCATACCCCAAGGGGTATTTTCGAACTAAAATATTTTTTCTCCAGTCACGTCAGTACCGACGGCGGTGGAACCTGTTCTTCTACTGCAATACGTGCACTGATTAAAAAACTGGTTGCAGCTGAAAGCCCTGCAAAACCACTGAGTGACAATAAGATTACTCAACTGCTGGATGAGCAGGGAATTAAAGTCGCCCGACGAACCATTGCTAAATATCGCGAGTCTTTGAACATTCCACCTTCAAATGAGCGAAAGCGTCTGGTTTAA
- the hpf gene encoding ribosome hibernation-promoting factor, HPF/YfiA family, which produces MQINISGHHVELTDSLSNYVHSKFSKLERHFDNITNAQVTLSIEKSRQKAEGDVHVAGGQLFATHEHDDMYAAIDGLIDKLDRQVIKHKEKLKNHK; this is translated from the coding sequence ATGCAAATCAATATTTCTGGTCACCATGTTGAACTGACAGATTCACTGAGCAACTATGTGCACAGCAAATTCAGTAAGCTGGAACGTCACTTTGACAACATCACCAATGCTCAGGTAACTCTGAGCATAGAAAAGAGCCGGCAGAAGGCTGAAGGTGATGTTCACGTAGCCGGTGGCCAACTGTTCGCGACACACGAACACGATGACATGTATGCAGCAATTGATGGCCTGATTGACAAGCTCGATCGACAGGTTATCAAACATAAAGAAAAACTTAAGAATCACAAATAG